GGGGCACCCGGACCCGGACCGCGCCCAGGCCCTGGGCAACATGACTGTCGGATCCGGCGGCAGGAACGATGTTGTACTTCCGGGCGAACCGTTCGGCCTCCTCGTTGAAGGAACTGATCGCAACCCGCGGGTTGAACACCTCCATCAGGTCGATCTCCTCGACCATGTCCAGCAGATGTTCGTAGTCCGGCACCGAGTGGAGCCGGTCGAACGGATGTGGCACGTAGACCAGTCCGCCCTGGCGGCGGATCTCGGCGACCGTCTCGGCCATGGTCATGCCCCTGGGGATCTTCTCCTTCAGGAAGAGGCCGATCACCTCCCCCTGCTCCGCCGTCTTCACCTCTTCGCCGACGATGATCTGGAAATCATCGATCCCGGCCGCCACCTCGGCCGCGGCCAGCGCCCCCGAAACCTCGTTGTGGTCGGTGATCGCGATCGCCCCGAAACCCCGGTCACGGGCGGTCTCGATCAGCACCTCGACCGGGGTCGCACAGTCGGAGGAGTGGTCGGTATGCATGTGCAGATCGATGTCGATCAGGGGCCGTTTCGCCAGCCTGGTTCTCAGCCGCTGGTTTTCCGGTCTGGAGTGACGTCGGTCGGTGAGGCCCCGGTAGAGCTGCTCGAATCGACCCGCCAGATCGGCCCAGGTTTCCAGCCCGGCCCCAAGCCCGCGCTTGCGGAAGCTGCTGCGAAGCTCCCCGTCATCGAGCCGGGCGATCTGGCCGGCGAGGGTGACCGGGTCCCCCGCCGGGAAAAGCAGCCCGTACTTGCCGTCGCCGACCAGTTCGGTGTATCGGCCGATGGTCGAGGCGACCGGGACCGCGCCGGACGCGATCGCCTGCCGGAGCGCGCCCGGCACCGGTGCCGGACCGCCGGAAGCGGCGACGAAGACATCACTGACCGCACAGAGTTCCGCCAGGGAGACCTGTTTCGGGCCGACCACCTTGATCCGCGACCGGATCTCGCGGGCAACCCGGAAGGAAACCTCGCCGGGGTTCCGTGCGTGGATCGTGGCGGTCCAGTCGAGGCCCTCCGGAAGTCGCCGCAGCGCCCGCAGAAAAAGCCGGAGTGCGCCGGGTTCCTCCGCCTCCGAGAAGGCGATCCGGAGCGGTCCGGAACTGCTCTGGTCGGGTTCGACCGGGTCGACCCCGGACCTGGTCAGCTCGTAGGCACCGGGGAAGTACCGATTGAGCAGCTCGGCCGATGCCT
This sequence is a window from Solirubrobacterales bacterium. Protein-coding genes within it:
- a CDS encoding glycosyltransferase, with product MTASPKPLSIIQFTPFPWDGERVVNRFVDRISTELAGAGHSVVIAAPGGGRGGVAATQSELDRLGSDPDALFAPGEAPRMLSMGAGVGLPRGSRRRQAPVSVDVGNRVETLLGSGAFDIVHVHDPFLPGFSSTALRHSFSLNVGTFHETGERPFATLVARPLMEIFFGRLDGRTASSEASAELLNRYFPGAYELTRSGVDPVEPDQSSSGPLRIAFSEAEEPGALRLFLRALRRLPEGLDWTATIHARNPGEVSFRVAREIRSRIKVVGPKQVSLAELCAVSDVFVAASGGPAPVPGALRQAIASGAVPVASTIGRYTELVGDGKYGLLFPAGDPVTLAGQIARLDDGELRSSFRKRGLGAGLETWADLAGRFEQLYRGLTDRRHSRPENQRLRTRLAKRPLIDIDLHMHTDHSSDCATPVEVLIETARDRGFGAIAITDHNEVSGALAAAEVAAGIDDFQIIVGEEVKTAEQGEVIGLFLKEKIPRGMTMAETVAEIRRQGGLVYVPHPFDRLHSVPDYEHLLDMVEEIDLMEVFNPRVAISSFNEEAERFARKYNIVPAAGSDSHVAQGLGAVRVRVPRFEGPEEFLEAMRDAEITRRHKNLVYVQALKFIQTTGRPKAAKRTVADPKAVRGGRRKARGQKRAGGKS